In the genome of Lycorma delicatula isolate Av1 chromosome 8, ASM4794821v1, whole genome shotgun sequence, one region contains:
- the LOC142329077 gene encoding dehydrogenase/reductase SDR family member 12-like produces the protein MTPAFTASKPFYILTVVPYILELVVLAEIYSREYPNIFCASMHPGWVDTDGMKESMPEFYNQMKDRFRTPKQGADTVVWLALAERPINNTSGLFYQDRTAIPTHLQCLLQKLRF, from the exons ATGACACCTGCTTTCACGGCTTCCAAGCCATTCTACATATTGACCGTGGTGCCATATATTTTGGAGCTG gttGTACTTGCTGAAATTTATTCAAGAGAATATCCAAATATATTTTGTGCTTCAATGCATCCTGGTTGGGTAGATACAGATGGCATGAAAGAATCGATGccagaattttataatcaaatgaaagatAGGTTTAGAACACCTAAACAAGGTGCTGATACTGTTGTGTGGCTGGCTTTAGCTGAACGACCTATTAATAATACCAGTGGCCTTTTTTATCaag atagaaCAGCTATACCAACACATTTGCAATGTCTTTTACAAAAGCTTCGCTTTTAG